Proteins from a genomic interval of Alteromonas macleodii ATCC 27126:
- a CDS encoding YIP1 family protein: MHNVTNPFQACNDIFFKPNGVFKAVGENNNWSWMPFILIMAISLVSQYLYVNFVDIEWFAQMNIAAQGDMSPAEEEQMKAFFTRDALLWSSVIGAFFIPIIVNAIYAVYVNLMTRSDDSHVYGFTDWYGFAWWLSMPYVLTGLVGVALLLFAGDHQVAPSILSPASLGYIANIPMDSPWYAFGQALRVELFWGIYLATVGITQWTAFSLKKAALIASAPYIVIYGIWLIALALF; this comes from the coding sequence ATGCACAATGTAACGAACCCCTTTCAAGCGTGTAACGATATTTTCTTCAAGCCTAATGGCGTATTTAAAGCAGTAGGTGAAAACAACAATTGGAGCTGGATGCCATTTATTTTGATCATGGCTATTTCGCTTGTTTCCCAGTACTTGTATGTAAACTTCGTTGACATTGAATGGTTCGCTCAGATGAATATTGCCGCGCAAGGGGATATGAGTCCGGCAGAAGAAGAGCAAATGAAGGCATTCTTCACCAGGGATGCTTTGCTTTGGTCATCGGTTATAGGTGCCTTTTTTATTCCTATTATCGTAAACGCCATTTACGCCGTGTACGTGAATTTAATGACCCGTTCTGACGACAGCCATGTGTATGGCTTTACCGACTGGTATGGTTTCGCTTGGTGGCTTTCAATGCCTTATGTGCTTACTGGTTTAGTGGGTGTTGCTTTACTGTTGTTCGCAGGCGACCATCAAGTAGCGCCATCAATTTTATCGCCAGCGTCCCTTGGGTATATTGCGAATATCCCGATGGACTCGCCTTGGTACGCTTTCGGCCAGGCGTTAAGGGTAGAGCTATTCTGGGGCATTTATTTAGCCACCGTAGGCATTACTCAATGGACCGCCTTTTCTCTTAAAAAAGCGGCATTAATTGCAAGTGCACCTTATATTGTTATCTACGGCATTTGGTTGATTGCCCTCGCCTTGTTCTAA
- a CDS encoding SLC13 family permease gives MDVTQFIVLAVFAGTICALIFTNQRPSTVFSGAVLALLVTQQLSLDDILLNLTNKGLITLVLLLLVSSAIDKTALIKRLGRKLVSANFTQSYWRLFSLTFLSSALLNNTAIVASLIGPIKQNQYHPASRLLIPLSYAAILGGTVTLIGTSTNLIVDSFLQEHGHPGFNFFDFTLYGTVAGLSCGLLMFLLLPLLPHIGNKSNNYHEYMVEAEVESGSELIGKTVEQNHLRNLPELFLVEVVRNGNLISPVGPDLVILENDKLIFSGNVQKLDNLSHIKGLSMFAETDGVLRESLTEVVVANRAQVIGQTIKKLGFRALFDAAVVAIRRDGEQLSGKLGEIKLQAGDFLLLATGPDFATRQNLNKNFFILSEQKIARPLTNKQEWITLGGFLSTVLLAATNVISLAIGLLFLAAVLIGVRVTSNGEMKRNLPLNLIVVIVGALSLATALENSGVINITTEALMPVLSGTDWFIALLVIYLLTLVLTEFVTNNAAAALMFPFAYGLVQIIGAPLMPFALAVAFAASASFISPFGYQTNLLVYNAANYKFSHFIKIGLPISLLYSTIVLTLLNITYL, from the coding sequence ATGGATGTGACCCAGTTCATCGTACTGGCAGTATTTGCCGGTACGATATGCGCGCTGATCTTTACCAATCAGCGCCCTTCCACTGTGTTTTCTGGTGCAGTGTTAGCTTTACTGGTTACCCAGCAGTTATCTCTTGATGACATCTTGCTAAATTTAACAAACAAGGGTCTTATTACCCTTGTTTTGTTGCTTTTGGTAAGCAGTGCAATTGATAAAACAGCGCTAATAAAACGCCTAGGTAGGAAACTAGTAAGTGCTAACTTTACTCAATCCTATTGGCGCTTGTTTTCACTGACCTTTTTATCGTCTGCGCTTTTGAACAATACTGCTATTGTGGCAAGCCTTATTGGTCCAATTAAGCAAAACCAATATCATCCTGCCTCTCGATTACTGATCCCGCTCTCATACGCAGCTATCTTAGGCGGTACGGTCACCTTAATCGGTACGTCTACCAACCTAATCGTAGACAGCTTTTTGCAAGAGCACGGGCATCCAGGCTTTAACTTTTTTGACTTCACACTTTATGGCACCGTAGCGGGTTTAAGCTGTGGTCTTCTCATGTTTTTGTTACTGCCTTTGCTACCTCATATTGGCAATAAGAGTAATAACTATCACGAGTATATGGTTGAAGCCGAAGTGGAATCTGGTTCAGAGCTCATAGGCAAAACCGTAGAACAAAACCATTTACGTAACTTACCAGAACTCTTTTTGGTAGAAGTGGTGCGCAATGGCAACCTGATATCTCCTGTTGGGCCTGACCTGGTCATTCTGGAAAACGACAAACTGATCTTCTCTGGCAACGTTCAAAAGCTTGATAACCTTAGCCACATAAAGGGGCTAAGCATGTTTGCTGAGACCGATGGGGTATTGCGTGAGAGCTTAACCGAGGTAGTTGTTGCCAATCGCGCTCAAGTTATTGGGCAAACCATTAAAAAACTTGGCTTTAGAGCCCTATTTGATGCGGCTGTTGTAGCCATTCGCCGCGATGGAGAGCAGCTGTCAGGCAAGTTAGGAGAAATAAAGCTTCAAGCAGGTGACTTCTTACTTTTAGCAACAGGCCCAGACTTTGCGACTCGTCAAAATTTAAATAAAAACTTTTTTATTTTGTCAGAGCAAAAAATCGCCCGCCCACTAACCAACAAGCAAGAGTGGATTACCCTTGGCGGCTTCCTTTCCACGGTGTTATTGGCTGCAACTAATGTCATTTCACTGGCTATTGGTCTGCTGTTTTTAGCCGCTGTGCTAATTGGCGTAAGGGTAACGTCAAACGGCGAAATGAAACGAAATTTACCGTTGAATTTGATTGTAGTGATTGTAGGCGCGCTAAGCCTGGCAACCGCATTAGAAAATTCAGGGGTTATTAATATAACCACCGAGGCACTTATGCCGGTGTTGTCGGGTACTGACTGGTTCATAGCATTGTTAGTCATCTACTTGCTAACACTGGTTTTAACAGAGTTCGTTACCAACAACGCTGCTGCAGCGTTAATGTTCCCGTTTGCCTACGGGTTAGTGCAAATCATTGGCGCACCGCTAATGCCATTTGCATTAGCGGTAGCATTTGCAGCAAGTGCCAGTTTTATTTCACCATTCGGCTATCAAACCAACTTGCTTGTTTATAATGCGGCGAATTATAAGTTTTCGCATTTTATAAAAATTGGACTGCCTATTTCGCTGTTGTATAGCACCATAGTTTTGACACTGCTTAATATTACTTATTTGTAA
- the cysN gene encoding sulfate adenylyltransferase subunit CysN gives MNNENELLRQDILSYLEQHEKKDMLRFLTCGSVDDGKSTLIGRLLHDSKMIYEDQLAAITKDSKKVGTTGEKVDLALLVDGLQSEREQGITIDVAYRYFSTDKRKFIIADTPGHEQYTRNMVTGASTCDLAIILVDARGGVKVQTKRHSFLVSLLGIKHVIVAINKMDLMDYSEEVYKQIQEDYLKFAEQLDIPDIQFVPISALEGDNVVGKSEKTPWFDGTPLMEMLENIEIGEDDNLEDFRFPVQYVNRPNLDFRGFAGTVVSGQVAPGDEVTALPSGKKSKVKQVVTFEGDQERAYVPQAVTLTLEDEIDISRGDMIVKSDNLPLLNTQFKTHLVWMSEEPLMPNKQYLFKFATKSTPGVVAHIDNQIDVNTLEETDAMHLNLNEIGVVDVKFTQPVACDPYKRNRPTGSFIVIDRLTNGTVGAGMIIDEIAGDAQHTSPNFSEFELEFNALVRKHFPHWNSVDISKL, from the coding sequence ATGAACAATGAAAACGAATTATTGAGACAGGACATTCTGTCTTACCTAGAACAACACGAAAAGAAAGACATGCTACGTTTCCTTACCTGCGGTAGCGTAGACGACGGTAAAAGTACCTTAATTGGTCGCTTGCTTCACGATTCTAAAATGATTTATGAAGACCAACTTGCAGCTATCACTAAAGACAGTAAAAAAGTGGGCACTACCGGCGAGAAAGTTGACCTTGCCCTTCTTGTAGACGGTCTTCAGTCTGAGCGTGAGCAAGGGATTACTATCGACGTAGCATACCGCTACTTCTCTACTGACAAGCGTAAGTTTATTATCGCAGATACTCCGGGGCACGAGCAGTACACCCGTAACATGGTAACCGGTGCGTCAACGTGCGACCTTGCTATTATTCTTGTTGATGCTCGCGGCGGCGTTAAGGTACAAACGAAACGTCATTCGTTCCTGGTTTCTCTTCTAGGTATAAAACACGTTATTGTTGCTATCAACAAAATGGACTTGATGGACTATTCAGAAGAAGTGTACAAGCAAATTCAGGAAGACTACCTGAAGTTTGCTGAGCAGCTTGATATTCCTGACATTCAGTTCGTACCTATTTCAGCACTTGAAGGCGACAACGTAGTAGGCAAGAGCGAAAAGACACCATGGTTTGACGGCACGCCACTTATGGAAATGTTGGAAAACATTGAAATTGGTGAAGACGATAACTTAGAAGATTTTCGCTTCCCTGTACAATACGTTAACCGCCCTAACTTAGATTTCCGCGGCTTTGCGGGTACCGTGGTATCTGGCCAAGTTGCACCTGGTGATGAAGTAACGGCACTTCCTTCTGGTAAGAAATCAAAGGTGAAGCAAGTCGTTACGTTTGAAGGCGACCAAGAGCGCGCTTATGTACCTCAAGCAGTAACGTTAACGCTAGAAGATGAAATTGACATCTCTCGTGGCGATATGATTGTAAAATCAGACAACTTGCCACTGCTTAACACGCAATTTAAAACTCACCTTGTGTGGATGTCTGAAGAGCCGCTAATGCCAAACAAGCAATACTTGTTTAAGTTCGCGACTAAATCAACGCCAGGGGTAGTTGCTCATATCGATAATCAAATTGATGTGAACACGTTGGAAGAAACGGATGCCATGCACTTAAATCTTAACGAGATTGGTGTAGTAGACGTTAAGTTTACTCAACCTGTTGCATGCGACCCGTATAAACGCAACCGCCCTACCGGTTCATTCATCGTTATCGATCGCTTGACCAACGGCACTGTTGGTGCTGGTATGATCATTGACGAAATTGCGGGTGACGCACAGCATACATCGCCAAACTTCTCTGAGTTCGAGCTTGAATTCAATGCACTAGTACGCAAGCACTTCCCGCATTGGAACTCTGTGGATATCAGTAAACTTTAA
- the cysC gene encoding adenylyl-sulfate kinase encodes MATDNVVWHKHEVNKTTRSEKLGQTPRVFWLTGLSGSGKSTLANLLEKKLHEQNKHTYLLDGDNVRHGLCGDLGFSDKDRVENIRRISEVAKLFVDAGTIVLTAFISPFKADRDYCRSLMEDGEFVEVFIDTPLEVCEKRDPKGLYKKARSGEIKDFTGIDSAYEAPEAPEVHLTYQDEPAEQTAERLYALLQEKGLV; translated from the coding sequence ATGGCCACCGACAACGTTGTTTGGCATAAACACGAAGTAAACAAGACCACCCGCTCTGAAAAGCTTGGTCAAACGCCTCGTGTATTCTGGCTAACGGGTTTAAGCGGCTCTGGTAAATCGACATTAGCCAACCTGCTTGAGAAAAAGCTTCACGAGCAGAACAAGCACACCTATCTGCTTGACGGCGACAACGTGCGCCACGGTCTGTGTGGCGATTTAGGTTTCAGCGATAAAGATCGCGTTGAAAACATTCGCCGCATTAGCGAAGTCGCTAAACTTTTTGTCGATGCCGGTACCATTGTGCTTACCGCTTTTATCTCGCCTTTCAAAGCCGACCGCGATTATTGCCGCAGCTTAATGGAAGACGGAGAGTTTGTAGAAGTGTTTATCGATACACCTCTTGAAGTGTGTGAAAAACGCGACCCGAAAGGGCTATACAAGAAAGCGCGTAGCGGTGAAATTAAGGACTTCACAGGTATTGATTCAGCCTATGAAGCACCTGAAGCGCCAGAAGTACACTTAACCTATCAGGATGAACCAGCAGAGCAAACCGCTGAGCGATTGTATGCTTTGCTTCAAGAAAAGGGATTGGTGTAA
- the cysD gene encoding sulfate adenylyltransferase subunit CysD: MTASIPSVTHLKQLEAESIQIFREVAAEFENPVMLYSVGKDSSVLLHLARKAFAPGKIPFPLLHVDTTWKFGEMIKFRDEQAKKHGFDLLVHINEEGVEAGVGPFSHGSAKHTDIMKTQALKQALNKYKFDAAFGGARRDEEKSRAKERVYSFRDSNHRWDPKNQRPELWNIYNSQVNKGESIRVFPMSNWTELDIWQYIYLENIDIPQLYLSKPRPVVERDGVLIMVDDDRMPLEEGEVPEMRSVRFRTLGCYPLTGAVESEAATLPEVIQEMLLTKTSERQGRVIDHDSAGSMEKKKMEGYF, encoded by the coding sequence ATGACTGCTAGTATCCCGTCTGTAACGCATTTGAAACAACTCGAAGCCGAGAGTATCCAGATTTTCCGTGAGGTTGCTGCTGAGTTTGAAAACCCAGTTATGCTTTACTCTGTAGGAAAAGACTCTTCTGTACTGCTTCATCTTGCCCGTAAAGCGTTCGCGCCCGGCAAAATTCCTTTCCCACTATTACACGTAGATACCACGTGGAAGTTTGGTGAAATGATTAAGTTCCGTGACGAACAAGCTAAGAAGCACGGTTTTGATTTGCTTGTTCACATCAATGAAGAAGGTGTTGAAGCTGGTGTTGGCCCATTTAGCCACGGTTCAGCAAAACATACTGACATCATGAAAACCCAAGCACTTAAGCAAGCACTGAACAAATATAAGTTCGATGCTGCATTTGGTGGCGCTCGACGCGACGAGGAAAAATCACGTGCAAAAGAACGTGTTTACTCATTCCGCGACAGCAACCACCGCTGGGACCCAAAAAACCAGCGTCCAGAGCTTTGGAATATTTATAACTCTCAGGTTAATAAAGGCGAAAGCATTCGTGTATTCCCAATGTCTAACTGGACTGAGCTAGATATCTGGCAATACATCTACCTAGAAAACATCGATATTCCGCAACTTTACCTTTCTAAGCCTCGCCCTGTCGTTGAGCGCGACGGCGTTCTTATTATGGTTGACGACGACCGTATGCCACTAGAAGAAGGTGAAGTACCAGAGATGCGCTCTGTGCGTTTCCGTACTCTTGGCTGTTACCCACTTACCGGTGCGGTAGAATCAGAAGCAGCTACCCTACCTGAAGTTATCCAAGAAATGCTGCTTACCAAGACGTCTGAACGTCAGGGCCGAGTTATCGACCATGACAGCGCAGGCTCTATGGAGAAGAAGAAAATGGAAGGGTACTTCTAA
- the putP gene encoding sodium/proline symporter PutP produces MATGTIISLGLYFVVMLGIGLFAYRQTDTNVEGYMLGGRQLGPAVTALSAGASDMSGWMLMGLPGAMYVSGLSAGWIAVGLTLGALANYMLVAPRLRVYTEVANNSITLPDYFENRFADNTRLLRVIASVVIVVFFTLYTSSGVVAGGKLFETSFGLTYETGLYVTAGVVVAYTLVGGFMAVSMTDFVQGCIMFVSLIMVPAVVISELGGIGASIDALDTINPALFDAFMDASTNEALSVIGIVSLMSWGLGYFGQPHIIVRFMAIRSVKDIPTARNIGMSWMIVSIIGALMTGLFGLAYVTGNGNEIDPETVFIYLSQILFHPLIGGFLLAAILAAIMSTISSQLLVTSSSLTSDFYQAFLRRDASDGELVIAGRVSVVVVALVAIYLAYDRDSTILTLVSNAWAGFGAAFEPLVLFSLFKREMTRRAALGGMIVGAVTVLLWIYLPIEIGGQKLGDWMYEIVPGFILSSLTIMILSKSGSPREGVVDTFDAFQTKLTER; encoded by the coding sequence ATGGCTACTGGCACGATAATCTCGTTGGGTTTGTATTTTGTTGTAATGTTAGGGATAGGCCTTTTCGCTTATCGGCAGACAGACACCAACGTAGAAGGCTATATGCTTGGCGGCCGCCAACTAGGCCCCGCGGTAACCGCGCTTTCAGCAGGTGCATCGGATATGAGCGGATGGATGCTCATGGGCTTACCCGGTGCAATGTATGTATCAGGCTTATCTGCTGGCTGGATTGCCGTTGGTTTGACACTCGGTGCTCTGGCAAATTATATGTTAGTTGCTCCACGCCTTCGCGTTTACACTGAAGTAGCCAACAACTCCATTACCCTCCCCGACTATTTTGAAAATCGCTTCGCTGACAACACGCGTTTATTGCGCGTTATAGCCTCTGTGGTTATCGTTGTCTTCTTTACGCTTTACACCTCTTCTGGTGTGGTAGCTGGCGGAAAGCTCTTTGAGACATCATTTGGATTAACTTATGAGACCGGCTTATACGTTACCGCGGGTGTCGTCGTAGCTTATACCCTCGTAGGCGGTTTCATGGCAGTAAGCATGACCGACTTCGTTCAGGGGTGCATCATGTTTGTATCTCTCATTATGGTACCTGCCGTTGTTATTAGCGAGTTGGGTGGAATCGGCGCGTCAATTGACGCCTTAGATACCATTAATCCGGCGCTTTTCGATGCATTTATGGATGCGTCTACCAATGAAGCACTAAGCGTAATAGGCATTGTTTCACTGATGTCATGGGGCCTAGGTTATTTTGGTCAGCCTCATATCATTGTGCGTTTTATGGCGATACGTTCTGTTAAAGATATACCAACTGCGCGCAATATCGGTATGAGTTGGATGATTGTGTCGATTATTGGTGCGTTAATGACGGGGCTTTTCGGCCTTGCCTATGTAACAGGTAACGGAAACGAAATCGATCCAGAAACCGTCTTCATCTACTTATCTCAAATTCTATTCCACCCGCTCATCGGTGGCTTCCTGCTCGCTGCGATTTTAGCGGCGATCATGAGTACTATTTCTTCTCAGCTGTTGGTAACCTCAAGTTCACTAACCAGTGACTTTTATCAAGCCTTCCTAAGACGTGATGCGTCAGATGGCGAGCTCGTTATTGCTGGTCGAGTCAGCGTAGTAGTTGTCGCGCTCGTAGCAATCTATCTAGCTTATGATAGAGACAGCACCATTTTAACGCTTGTAAGTAATGCTTGGGCTGGCTTTGGTGCAGCCTTCGAACCGCTTGTACTATTTAGCCTGTTTAAGCGTGAAATGACTCGCCGTGCTGCATTAGGTGGTATGATCGTTGGTGCAGTGACGGTGTTACTGTGGATTTATCTTCCTATTGAAATCGGCGGCCAAAAGCTTGGTGACTGGATGTACGAAATTGTCCCTGGGTTTATTTTATCTAGCTTAACCATCATGATTTTAAGTAAATCTGGCTCGCCAAGAGAAGGTGTGGTTGATACGTTCGACGCTTTCCAGACCAAATTGACTGAAAGGTAA
- a CDS encoding GGDEF domain-containing protein, producing MQNDTQSEGVIFRHLLATYTANDADSPRIPLFVKEPLLDKHWQELKTIKPELFAAAKAYYIYARAVNDFKGSDHRVNFSVPELRRLQREALETGSRRATAIASIWLAMELTLANPIQAINEIEYALPHLPRYSSDKSLENALSNVIAHDWLRGAYLELFVPSRAFFHSKEIIESKTQDNNTMVKTWAYFSAIDSLLIQNKFEEALAMSNDAIEHLSTVTSVHEKLLTYVQRLRVVVFQKSEGYELLAQEVMTQIRQLDTTEVKQRTEELSAYADALYAAVLNDDAKFQDSLQRYRNIVLATIPNSGFKEKIKLRLERELSRLYDASGDYEKAYEHSKTYNRLLVEKNTEQFKLSNSSFTDGIAKDIELARYRQKELTVLRSEKDGLSTDKEAMKTTIFALIITILIILALWLWISKRQSDLLAERDSLTGALTRRAMLNSLKKALKGNKASCIALLDVDNFKKINDKYGHVVGDEVLTTFTQIIKNRIRKSDKLCRYGGEEFLIYFSDSDQKSAKRILDELNFALSRQKHWSNTKEMFSVSFSSGLLDVNGETNLDTIIKMCDELLYRAKREGRARVASFPI from the coding sequence TTGCAGAATGACACGCAAAGTGAAGGCGTGATATTTAGACACTTGTTGGCCACTTATACTGCGAATGATGCTGACTCGCCGAGAATCCCACTTTTCGTTAAAGAGCCTCTATTAGATAAGCATTGGCAAGAGCTTAAGACAATTAAGCCTGAGCTTTTCGCTGCTGCGAAGGCATATTACATTTATGCTAGAGCGGTAAATGATTTTAAAGGCTCTGACCATAGGGTAAATTTTTCTGTTCCTGAACTGCGCCGTTTACAGCGAGAAGCGCTAGAAACTGGGAGTCGACGAGCCACTGCTATAGCTAGCATATGGTTAGCGATGGAACTCACCCTTGCGAACCCAATACAAGCAATTAATGAAATCGAATATGCGTTACCGCACCTTCCTCGATACTCATCAGACAAAAGCTTAGAAAATGCGTTATCAAACGTAATTGCACATGATTGGCTGAGAGGTGCTTACCTGGAACTCTTCGTTCCAAGCAGAGCATTTTTCCACTCAAAAGAGATCATTGAAAGTAAAACGCAAGATAACAACACCATGGTAAAGACTTGGGCCTACTTCTCGGCCATCGATTCATTGTTAATTCAAAATAAGTTTGAAGAAGCATTGGCTATGTCAAACGACGCAATAGAGCATTTGTCCACAGTAACGTCAGTGCACGAAAAGTTGTTGACGTATGTCCAAAGACTTCGTGTAGTAGTGTTTCAAAAAAGCGAAGGATATGAACTGCTAGCGCAAGAAGTCATGACGCAAATCAGGCAGCTTGATACCACAGAGGTAAAACAAAGAACTGAGGAGCTTTCAGCTTACGCAGATGCACTTTACGCAGCGGTATTGAACGATGATGCTAAATTTCAAGACTCCCTTCAGCGTTACCGCAATATCGTTCTGGCTACTATTCCAAATTCGGGTTTTAAAGAAAAAATCAAGCTTAGGTTAGAGCGGGAGCTTTCTAGGCTTTACGATGCTTCGGGTGACTACGAAAAAGCATATGAGCATTCGAAAACCTACAATAGGCTTCTTGTTGAAAAAAACACTGAGCAATTCAAGTTGTCAAATTCTTCGTTTACCGACGGTATTGCGAAAGATATCGAGTTAGCGCGATATCGACAAAAAGAACTCACTGTGCTCAGAAGTGAAAAAGATGGCCTTTCTACCGACAAAGAAGCAATGAAAACCACCATTTTTGCATTGATTATCACAATTCTCATCATTCTTGCACTATGGCTATGGATTTCAAAACGACAGAGCGACTTGCTAGCTGAGCGTGACTCACTTACCGGTGCTCTCACGCGACGAGCTATGCTAAACAGTTTGAAAAAAGCACTGAAAGGCAATAAAGCGTCCTGTATTGCTCTACTTGATGTCGACAACTTTAAAAAAATTAATGACAAATACGGCCACGTTGTCGGTGATGAAGTGTTGACTACCTTTACGCAGATTATCAAAAACCGAATTCGTAAGTCAGACAAGCTCTGCCGATATGGCGGCGAAGAGTTTTTGATTTACTTTTCCGACTCCGATCAAAAGTCTGCTAAGCGAATTCTGGACGAGCTGAATTTCGCGCTTTCTCGCCAGAAACACTGGAGCAATACAAAAGAAATGTTTTCCGTGAGTTTTTCTTCGGGTCTGTTAGACGTCAACGGAGAAACCAACCTAGACACCATTATCAAGATGTGCGATGAGCTTCTCTACAGAGCCAAAAGAGAAGGTCGAGCGCGCGTTGCATCTTTTCCAATTTAA
- a CDS encoding DUF3379 family protein, whose product MDELEFRRRIYADPETTDSDVVEAAKADESKRSFWNEQKQLDKQLKQALKVDVPEDLASKLIWQQSADEFTRYKRRSRWYLAMAASVAFTVGIGLTMWYHQPLSIGGQALAHMQYAEMEHAHSLLPVDLNMVNAKLASFGGSFSEMLDGVEVANYCHLSTVRSLHLIVNTPQGKMSVFVVPERGDVSVPSEFADGQYHGESIKMKHANVMIVGDKDADLSDMKKAVSERIQFSA is encoded by the coding sequence ATGGATGAGTTAGAATTTAGGCGTCGTATCTACGCCGATCCAGAAACGACTGACAGTGATGTTGTAGAAGCGGCAAAAGCGGATGAAAGTAAACGCAGTTTCTGGAATGAACAAAAGCAGTTAGATAAGCAATTAAAGCAAGCATTGAAAGTCGATGTACCAGAGGATCTCGCAAGCAAGCTAATATGGCAGCAGTCTGCAGACGAATTCACCCGTTATAAACGAAGAAGTCGTTGGTATTTAGCCATGGCTGCATCGGTTGCTTTCACTGTAGGTATCGGACTTACCATGTGGTACCACCAACCGCTTAGTATTGGCGGACAAGCACTTGCCCATATGCAGTACGCAGAAATGGAACACGCTCATTCGTTGCTTCCTGTTGATTTGAACATGGTTAACGCAAAGCTAGCAAGCTTTGGTGGCAGCTTTAGCGAAATGCTCGACGGTGTAGAGGTCGCAAACTATTGCCATTTGAGCACAGTTAGAAGCCTTCATCTGATTGTGAATACGCCGCAAGGCAAGATGTCGGTATTCGTAGTACCTGAACGTGGAGATGTCTCCGTTCCAAGCGAGTTTGCCGATGGTCAGTACCACGGAGAGAGCATTAAAATGAAACACGCCAATGTAATGATTGTTGGCGATAAAGATGCTGATTTAAGCGATATGAAAAAGGCGGTGTCAGAAAGGATTCAATTCTCTGCTTAA
- a CDS encoding sigma-70 family RNA polymerase sigma factor, which yields MFGRNKSDSAQVLSGMKAKHQRYEALVKAFHADIYRYAFWLIKDQSIAEDVVQETFLRAWRSLDALNDEKAAKSWLITILRRENARRFERKQFDTVDIDDCHIQDDTQHADGDLKDRELQRLLGGLSVEYREPLILQLIFGFSGEEIANQLGLNKNTVMTRLFRARNQLKEALEKQNEQRGRVNG from the coding sequence ATGTTTGGGCGAAATAAATCCGATAGTGCTCAGGTCTTATCGGGTATGAAAGCAAAACACCAAAGATATGAAGCATTAGTAAAGGCATTTCACGCCGACATCTACCGCTATGCATTTTGGCTTATCAAAGACCAGAGCATTGCTGAAGATGTTGTTCAGGAAACCTTTTTACGTGCTTGGCGCTCATTAGACGCCCTAAATGATGAAAAAGCAGCAAAGTCATGGTTAATTACCATTCTTCGCCGCGAAAACGCCCGTCGGTTTGAACGCAAACAGTTCGACACAGTAGATATTGATGATTGCCATATTCAAGATGACACACAGCATGCTGATGGGGACTTGAAAGATAGAGAGCTTCAGCGACTATTAGGTGGATTGAGTGTGGAGTATCGTGAACCCTTAATACTCCAGTTGATTTTCGGTTTTAGTGGCGAAGAGATCGCCAACCAGTTAGGGCTTAACAAAAACACGGTAATGACTCGCCTTTTCAGAGCGAGGAATCAGCTAAAAGAGGCATTAGAGAAGCAAAATGAACAGAGAGGTCGTGTAAATGGATGA